A region of Bacillota bacterium DNA encodes the following proteins:
- a CDS encoding sugar ABC transporter substrate-binding protein, with translation MLRKSVVLAALLAALLLGTGVAQGTVRLEWMSWGDQLVIDRNERIIQAYYEAFPERDVIIENNVVSWDFYKERLPVLVASGATPDIVSLDGSFMYGQIAHWGALVDLTERVIAYAEEFFPGVLDTITVDGKIYGFPFHGWDTSPASLVNYNRQAFGEAGLPNPTYDWTWDDLVSWGKKLTAPDENRWAIDFGASPHIALWMPLLYGFGGRMYAPDRSESLINSPEAAEAFRFAKELDVVHGLQAPGTLVNQKLGFITGQVAMTTNWHQEAIKIMDYVRFDSDITILPKGPVSHGFHPRLTMHTMGIFKGSQHVEEAWHFIEWVLTSPEALQAMGPTLAMVPLRANLPVLIEMLGNDEPALAAWRATEAVFARLMPEPVDRVGVEYPHTIEIITSSLEEYFTGNESIEQILENAKSQIDRLLAELSQ, from the coding sequence ATGCTGCGAAAATCTGTTGTTCTTGCTGCCTTGCTTGCGGCCCTTTTGCTGGGTACTGGGGTGGCACAGGGGACGGTGCGTTTAGAATGGATGTCCTGGGGTGATCAGTTAGTCATTGACCGGAACGAGCGGATTATCCAAGCCTATTACGAAGCCTTCCCCGAGCGGGACGTCATCATTGAGAATAATGTGGTCAGCTGGGACTTCTACAAAGAACGTCTGCCGGTATTGGTGGCCTCCGGTGCTACTCCCGATATTGTTTCCCTGGACGGGTCTTTCATGTACGGGCAGATCGCCCACTGGGGGGCTTTGGTTGATCTAACGGAGCGGGTGATCGCCTATGCCGAGGAGTTTTTCCCCGGTGTGTTGGATACCATCACCGTCGACGGAAAGATCTATGGTTTTCCCTTCCATGGGTGGGATACGTCGCCGGCATCCCTTGTAAACTATAACCGCCAGGCCTTTGGAGAAGCCGGATTGCCTAACCCAACCTATGATTGGACCTGGGATGATCTGGTCAGCTGGGGCAAGAAATTGACTGCTCCCGATGAAAACCGTTGGGCGATTGACTTCGGTGCTAGCCCCCATATTGCCCTCTGGATGCCACTGCTATACGGTTTCGGCGGCCGCATGTATGCCCCGGACCGGTCCGAGTCACTGATTAATAGTCCGGAGGCGGCGGAGGCTTTTCGCTTCGCGAAGGAACTGGACGTGGTTCACGGTCTGCAGGCACCGGGCACGCTGGTAAACCAAAAGCTAGGTTTCATCACCGGACAGGTGGCCATGACCACCAATTGGCACCAGGAAGCGATCAAAATCATGGACTACGTCCGTTTCGACAGTGACATTACCATCTTGCCCAAAGGTCCTGTCAGTCACGGCTTCCATCCCCGCCTTACCATGCACACCATGGGGATCTTCAAAGGCAGTCAACATGTGGAGGAAGCCTGGCACTTCATCGAGTGGGTCCTTACTTCCCCCGAGGCCTTGCAGGCTATGGGTCCCACGTTGGCCATGGTACCCCTCCGGGCCAATTTGCCGGTCCTGATCGAGATGCTAGGGAATGATGAACCGGCTCTGGCCGCCTGGCGGGCTACCGAGGCGGTGTTTGCCCGGCTGATGCCGGAACCTGTGGATCGGGTGGGGGTAGAGTATCCCCATACCATTGAGATCATCACTTCGTCGTTGGAAGAATACTTCACCGGTAACGAGTCAATCGAACAGATCCTGGAGAATGCCAAGAGTCAAATCGACCGGTTGCTGGCCGAATTGAGTCAATAA
- a CDS encoding DUF4874 domain-containing protein, with translation MSEGFCGRRCPTLWRQLTGFVFLFSVVLLTLLFSPVEVVFGQGTDGNRVADAGARETTVNEQSKEQMKVAKGITEDMNQNPLQQFSYSVELVPLPGTKSEELLKNPNRGFRLELNMDIATGNVLEGPTNAQLAAFGELKYYEEESPQLAQVYIYLTQYSERDLDDQALENLQNYFDFFREHNLQILLRFAYEYQETEPKIGPTTAQMLRHIEQLKDILARNRDIIHVIQAGFIGMWGEWHNAKYYHNQRQVLEAIVDMTPPGKQVQVRLAKYKDVLRKDDPRRDRVSYHDDYLVGVDHHWSTATSTDPLFAMYINDCKHMLVDGELPWGKDTYFNNGVIDGVAVAKRLMEHHFTSMSIVHNYKESGPFNPYNIEKWKRIKVDEAFLEEQGFRYDPAWLRDEAGQPITRNIFEYIRDYLGYYIQARSLQLEVEDQDLEVSLELINYGFSAPHGMAELALVLVDRDGQILCRTPACALGDLQPGEVVVVSTRLSADELQPGYKVGILFTNEAGQSAKLANDLPYEKGVNILCELK, from the coding sequence TTGTCAGAAGGATTCTGTGGGAGGAGATGTCCCACGCTGTGGAGACAACTGACCGGTTTTGTTTTTCTTTTCTCGGTTGTCTTGCTTACCTTGTTGTTCAGTCCCGTGGAAGTCGTTTTTGGGCAAGGGACCGATGGGAACCGGGTGGCAGATGCTGGGGCAAGAGAGACAACGGTGAATGAACAGTCTAAGGAGCAGATGAAAGTGGCAAAAGGGATAACAGAGGATATGAATCAGAACCCATTACAACAGTTTTCCTATTCCGTCGAACTGGTTCCCTTGCCGGGAACGAAAAGCGAGGAGTTATTGAAGAACCCGAACCGAGGGTTCCGTTTAGAACTGAATATGGATATTGCTACGGGCAATGTCCTGGAGGGACCCACCAATGCCCAACTTGCCGCCTTCGGGGAACTGAAATATTACGAAGAGGAATCCCCGCAGTTGGCCCAAGTCTATATTTACCTGACCCAGTATTCCGAACGGGATTTAGACGATCAGGCCTTGGAGAACCTCCAGAACTACTTCGACTTCTTCCGGGAACACAATCTGCAGATTCTCCTGCGGTTTGCCTATGAATACCAGGAGACGGAGCCGAAGATCGGGCCCACCACCGCCCAGATGCTTCGCCACATCGAGCAGTTGAAGGACATCTTGGCCAGGAACCGTGATATCATCCATGTGATCCAAGCGGGGTTTATCGGGATGTGGGGTGAGTGGCATAACGCAAAGTATTACCACAACCAAAGACAGGTTCTAGAGGCCATCGTCGATATGACACCGCCAGGAAAGCAGGTCCAAGTGCGTCTGGCCAAGTACAAGGATGTGTTACGTAAAGACGATCCCCGTCGGGACCGGGTCTCCTACCATGACGATTACCTGGTGGGTGTGGACCATCATTGGAGTACTGCCACGTCCACTGATCCGTTGTTTGCGATGTATATCAACGATTGCAAGCACATGTTGGTGGATGGCGAGCTGCCCTGGGGCAAGGACACCTATTTCAACAACGGAGTCATCGATGGGGTGGCCGTAGCCAAGCGGTTGATGGAACATCATTTTACCAGCATGAGCATCGTGCACAACTATAAAGAAAGTGGCCCCTTTAATCCTTACAACATAGAAAAATGGAAGCGGATCAAAGTGGACGAAGCCTTCCTGGAGGAACAGGGATTCCGTTACGATCCCGCCTGGCTCCGGGACGAGGCGGGGCAACCCATCACCCGCAATATATTTGAGTATATCCGGGACTACCTGGGGTATTACATCCAGGCGCGCAGTCTCCAGCTAGAGGTAGAGGACCAGGACTTGGAAGTATCCCTGGAACTGATCAACTACGGCTTTTCTGCGCCCCACGGCATGGCAGAGCTGGCGCTGGTGCTTGTGGACAGGGATGGACAGATTCTTTGCCGTACTCCCGCCTGTGCCCTGGGGGACCTCCAGCCCGGTGAGGTAGTGGTGGTCTCGACCCGACTGAGTGCCGATGAACTTCAACCCGGTTATAAAGTGGGGATTCTCTTTACCAACGAAGCGGGTCAGTCTGCCAAGCTGGCCAATGACTTACCCTACGAAAAGGGAGTGAACATCTTATGTGAGCTTAAGTGA